In Chitinivibrionales bacterium, the following proteins share a genomic window:
- a CDS encoding ATP-dependent Clp protease ATP-binding subunit translates to MVNGMFTDRVKKVMQIAREEAIRLGNDYVGTEHLLLGLIKEGDGVAVAVLRSMSVDLDELAANIEKAITSSGGMMTIGQMLPFTPRAKKVLEMATNEARSMSHKYVGTEHLLLALMKDTESTASNALASASLEYDRVKEEISRVLRGGESVGAQKDKSKTPFLDHFGRDLTGLAREGKLDPVIGREKEIERVVQILSRRKKNNPVLIGEPGIGKTAIVEGLAQKIVEKNIPQVLESKRVVNLDMASIVAGTKYRGQFEERLKALMVELQKNENIIIFIDELHTIVGAGGSEGSLDASNIFKPALSRGEIQCVGATTLDEYRKYIEKDGALARRFQTIMVDPPSTAETVQILKGLRHKYEDHHKVTYTDKAIEEAVKLSERYISDRFHPDKAIDVIDEAGARKRLSSMEIPPEIRQMELEINEVIKEKEKAVEHQEFEKAVIWRDKQEHLKETLIEKKALWRKSKSEERLLVDEPTIIEVISTMTGIPLSRLEEEESKKLLHLEDELRKRVIGQDPALEAVAKSIRRSRAGLHNARRPIASFIFLGPTGVGKTELAKALAENLFNSEDALVRIDMSEYMEKFAVSRLVGAPPGYVGYEEGGQLSEKIRKKPYSVILLDEIEKAHPDVFNILLQILDDGLLTDSYGRHVNFKNTIIIMTSNAGTRDVRKMGAVGFGKTSEVSDYEAMKSKVMDELKRIFNPEFLNRVDDTIVFNPLGKEEIAKIVDIQLAEVQEKLNERNVMLKVSDAAKGYILEHGFDPILGARPMRRCIQRLVEDRLAEEFLNSRFADGDTIGVEAGNGQLEFTKVSSSHETP, encoded by the coding sequence ATGGTCAACGGAATGTTCACTGACCGCGTCAAAAAAGTCATGCAGATCGCGCGCGAAGAGGCGATCCGCTTGGGAAACGATTATGTGGGCACGGAGCACCTGCTGCTCGGCCTTATCAAGGAAGGCGACGGCGTCGCCGTCGCGGTGCTGCGCAGCATGAGTGTTGATCTCGACGAGCTCGCCGCGAACATCGAAAAGGCGATCACGTCGTCGGGCGGCATGATGACCATCGGCCAGATGCTGCCGTTTACTCCCCGCGCCAAAAAAGTGCTCGAGATGGCGACCAACGAAGCGCGCTCCATGTCGCACAAGTACGTGGGCACCGAACACCTGCTTCTCGCGCTCATGAAGGACACCGAGTCGACCGCGTCGAACGCGCTGGCATCGGCGAGCCTGGAATACGACAGGGTCAAGGAGGAGATAAGCCGGGTGCTGCGCGGCGGCGAGAGCGTGGGCGCGCAGAAGGACAAGAGCAAGACCCCGTTCCTTGACCATTTCGGCAGAGACCTCACGGGCCTTGCGCGGGAGGGAAAGCTCGACCCGGTGATCGGCAGGGAAAAGGAGATCGAGCGCGTGGTGCAGATCCTGAGCCGGCGCAAGAAGAACAACCCCGTGCTCATCGGCGAGCCCGGGATCGGCAAGACCGCCATCGTTGAGGGACTCGCCCAGAAGATCGTGGAGAAGAACATACCGCAGGTGCTCGAGAGCAAGCGCGTGGTCAACCTTGACATGGCCTCCATTGTGGCGGGAACGAAATACCGCGGCCAGTTCGAGGAGCGGCTCAAGGCCCTCATGGTCGAGCTGCAGAAAAACGAGAACATCATCATCTTCATCGACGAGCTCCACACGATCGTGGGCGCGGGCGGATCCGAGGGCAGCCTCGACGCCTCCAACATCTTCAAGCCCGCGCTTTCGCGCGGCGAGATCCAGTGCGTGGGAGCCACCACGCTTGACGAATACAGAAAGTACATCGAGAAGGACGGCGCGCTCGCACGGCGTTTCCAGACCATCATGGTGGACCCGCCCAGCACCGCGGAGACGGTACAGATCCTCAAGGGGCTGCGGCACAAATACGAGGATCACCACAAGGTGACCTACACCGACAAGGCCATCGAGGAGGCGGTCAAGCTTTCGGAACGGTACATCTCCGACCGGTTCCACCCGGACAAGGCCATCGACGTGATTGACGAGGCAGGCGCCCGCAAGAGGCTCTCGAGCATGGAGATTCCGCCTGAGATCCGCCAGATGGAGCTCGAGATCAACGAGGTGATCAAGGAAAAGGAGAAGGCCGTCGAGCACCAGGAGTTTGAAAAGGCGGTGATCTGGCGCGACAAGCAGGAGCACCTCAAGGAGACGCTGATCGAGAAAAAGGCGCTCTGGCGCAAGTCGAAGTCGGAGGAACGGCTCCTTGTTGACGAGCCGACCATCATCGAGGTGATTTCCACCATGACCGGCATTCCGCTGTCGCGGCTCGAAGAGGAGGAGTCCAAGAAGCTGCTCCACCTCGAGGACGAGCTGCGCAAGCGCGTGATAGGCCAGGATCCCGCCCTCGAGGCGGTGGCTAAGAGCATCCGGCGCTCGCGCGCCGGTCTGCACAACGCACGCCGGCCCATCGCGTCGTTCATCTTCCTGGGACCCACGGGCGTGGGCAAGACCGAGCTCGCAAAGGCGCTCGCCGAGAACCTGTTCAACAGCGAGGACGCGCTCGTGCGAATTGATATGTCGGAATACATGGAGAAGTTCGCGGTGTCGCGGCTCGTGGGCGCGCCGCCCGGCTACGTGGGCTACGAGGAGGGCGGCCAGCTCTCCGAGAAGATCCGCAAGAAGCCGTATTCGGTGATTTTGCTTGACGAAATAGAAAAAGCGCACCCGGACGTGTTCAACATCCTGCTGCAGATCCTCGACGACGGCCTGCTCACCGACTCGTACGGCCGGCATGTCAATTTCAAGAATACGATCATCATCATGACGAGCAACGCCGGCACGCGCGACGTGCGCAAGATGGGCGCGGTCGGGTTCGGCAAGACTTCCGAGGTGTCGGACTACGAGGCCATGAAGTCGAAGGTGATGGATGAGCTCAAGCGCATCTTCAACCCCGAGTTCCTCAACCGCGTCGACGACACCATCGTGTTCAATCCACTTGGCAAAGAGGAAATCGCGAAGATCGTTGACATCCAGCTTGCCGAGGTGCAGGAAAAACTCAACGAGCGCAACGTCATGCTCAAGGTGAGCGACGCCGCCAAGGGCTACATCCTCGAGCACGGGTTCGACCCGATCCTGGGCGCCCGCCCCATGCGGCGCTGCATCCAGCGGCTCGTTGAGGACCGGCTGGCCGAGGAGTTCCTCAACAGCAGGTTCGCCGACGGCGACACCATCGGCGTCGAGGCCGGGAACGGCCAGCTCGAGTTCACCAAGGTTTCCTCCAGCCATGAAACCCCGTAG
- the dacB gene encoding D-alanyl-D-alanine carboxypeptidase/D-alanyl-D-alanine-endopeptidase, translating into MLVSLAWGIALPATPAKNEKAFDSANATRALPAKNPAQAKLEALLLANKYPLANVAVVVKDLDRDSLLISLNADSMFNPASCSKLLTAAMAFDRLGTNYTFNTAAYAGSPIPADSGICRGNFYLKGSGDPYFVVERMWLFVQHLVCVGLKTIEGDIVVDGSFFDSLSIGPGFDEDDSSHPYVAPVNAASANFNCVSIWMRPGRFVGAPVLVDVLPKAATVKVAVSALTIAAGRPSTCGAATKRDGSRTLVTVSGGLPLDAGLLVQYKKVWQTWEYTGAMLERLFSDNKIVLKGKVKTGVVPDSLLARQPFYAFPSVPLYEAINSMMKVSNNYMAEMIFKTLSAEADSAPGSWEKAAALALSWWKEKKLPGVPKVKNGSGMGDSNRMSGRQMVELLAHVWGQKSYLPEYLYSLPSAGVDGTLKSRFKNCRLKGIVRAKTGTLNDYGVSTIAGYALYQDRTVAFAVMFNNCMNRKQMGHWEMQEKILEMVLPEK; encoded by the coding sequence ATGCTGGTTTCTCTGGCGTGGGGGATTGCGCTGCCTGCCACGCCGGCAAAGAACGAAAAGGCGTTTGATTCGGCCAATGCGACTCGGGCGCTTCCCGCAAAAAACCCTGCACAGGCAAAACTTGAGGCGCTCCTTCTTGCCAATAAATACCCGTTGGCGAACGTGGCGGTGGTGGTAAAGGACCTGGACAGGGATTCGCTTCTGATTTCCCTGAATGCGGATTCCATGTTTAACCCGGCGTCCTGTTCCAAGCTGCTCACCGCGGCGATGGCGTTTGACAGGCTCGGTACCAATTACACCTTCAACACCGCGGCATATGCTGGATCGCCCATTCCCGCGGATTCAGGGATATGCCGTGGAAATTTTTACCTTAAAGGCTCGGGCGATCCGTATTTCGTTGTTGAACGGATGTGGCTGTTTGTCCAACACCTGGTCTGCGTTGGACTTAAAACGATCGAGGGAGACATCGTGGTGGACGGATCGTTTTTCGATTCTTTGTCAATAGGCCCCGGGTTTGACGAGGACGATTCCAGTCATCCGTATGTTGCGCCGGTGAACGCGGCGAGCGCGAATTTCAACTGCGTAAGCATCTGGATGAGGCCGGGCCGCTTCGTTGGCGCTCCGGTGCTCGTTGACGTGCTCCCCAAGGCGGCAACGGTGAAGGTGGCGGTTTCCGCACTCACCATCGCAGCGGGCAGGCCTTCCACCTGCGGCGCCGCAACAAAAAGAGACGGCAGTAGAACCCTGGTCACCGTTTCCGGCGGCCTACCCCTTGACGCGGGCCTTTTGGTCCAGTATAAAAAAGTCTGGCAGACATGGGAATACACCGGCGCAATGCTTGAGCGGCTTTTCAGCGATAATAAAATTGTATTAAAAGGCAAGGTGAAAACCGGAGTCGTTCCGGATTCGCTCCTGGCGCGCCAGCCTTTTTATGCGTTCCCCTCGGTGCCGCTTTACGAAGCAATAAACAGCATGATGAAAGTGTCGAACAACTACATGGCCGAAATGATCTTCAAGACCCTTTCGGCAGAGGCGGATTCAGCGCCCGGCTCGTGGGAAAAGGCCGCCGCGCTCGCGCTTTCGTGGTGGAAGGAGAAAAAGCTCCCCGGTGTGCCGAAAGTCAAGAACGGCTCCGGCATGGGCGACAGCAACCGGATGAGCGGCCGGCAGATGGTGGAGCTCCTGGCGCATGTGTGGGGACAGAAATCATACCTGCCCGAATACCTGTATTCGCTGCCGTCGGCCGGCGTGGATGGAACGCTCAAGTCGCGCTTCAAAAACTGTCGGCTCAAGGGAATCGTGCGCGCCAAAACCGGCACCCTCAACGACTACGGCGTGAGCACGATCGCGGGATATGCCCTGTATCAGGACAGGACCGTGGCGTTCGCCGTCATGTTCAACAACTGCATGAACCGGAAGCAGATGGGACATTGGGAAATGCAGGAGAAGATTCTGGAAATGGTGCTGCCGGAAAAATAA
- the nrdR gene encoding transcriptional regulator NrdR, giving the protein MKCPYCGHEEDKVVDSRSSKEGQAVRRRRECLKCEKRYTTYEYIETVPLTIVKNDQRREPYDRQKLMNGILSACNKRPISTEKIEAIVDRIENQIQKLSKTEIPSKEIGGLVMSELYQLDDVAYVRFASVYRKFKDKGEFITEVKELAAKGDTPHTRERSR; this is encoded by the coding sequence ATGAAATGCCCCTACTGCGGACACGAAGAAGACAAGGTGGTGGATTCGCGCTCGAGCAAGGAGGGACAGGCGGTGCGGCGCCGCAGGGAATGCCTGAAATGCGAGAAGCGCTACACGACCTACGAATACATCGAGACGGTGCCCCTCACCATCGTCAAGAACGACCAGCGCCGGGAGCCGTACGACCGCCAGAAACTGATGAACGGCATTTTATCGGCGTGCAACAAGCGGCCCATCAGCACCGAGAAGATCGAGGCGATTGTTGACAGGATAGAAAACCAGATTCAGAAGCTCTCGAAGACCGAGATCCCCAGCAAGGAGATAGGCGGCCTCGTGATGAGCGAGCTGTACCAGCTCGACGACGTGGCCTACGTGCGGTTTGCGTCGGTGTACCGCAAATTCAAGGACAAGGGCGAGTTTATCACCGAGGTGAAGGAGCTTGCGGCAAAGGGCGACACGCCGCACACACGGGAAAGAAGCAGGTAA
- the dcd gene encoding dCTP deaminase, with product MILTRDVIRERLRTGELRINPFNPRSVGPASIDLSLDKQIRVFNGRPVSIIDELTNYKSITRLVDITKGYILKPGVLVLGITKETVTLPGNICGWINSRSRFARIGLMSHIAAPFISPGVSNKQVLEIFNAGIHPINLVPGVKICHLVLQECKGSAIYKGKFRKQTL from the coding sequence ATGATTCTGACGAGGGATGTGATACGGGAAAGACTGCGGACCGGAGAGCTGAGAATAAACCCTTTTAATCCTCGTTCCGTCGGCCCAGCATCCATTGACCTTTCTTTGGACAAACAAATACGGGTATTTAACGGCCGCCCCGTGTCGATAATTGACGAATTGACCAATTATAAATCGATCACGCGGCTGGTTGACATTACCAAAGGGTATATTCTAAAGCCCGGGGTGCTGGTGCTTGGCATTACTAAAGAGACCGTGACGTTGCCGGGCAATATCTGCGGCTGGATAAACTCCCGGTCGCGGTTCGCCCGAATCGGTTTGATGAGCCATATCGCCGCCCCTTTCATCAGCCCGGGAGTTTCAAACAAACAGGTCTTGGAGATTTTCAATGCGGGGATCCATCCGATCAATCTGGTCCCGGGAGTTAAAATATGCCATCTGGTGCTGCAGGAATGCAAAGGCTCCGCGATTTACAAGGGAAAATTCAGGAAGCAAACCTTGTGA
- a CDS encoding FHA domain-containing protein, with amino-acid sequence MPNLFLSRYPAPPIPVPKTSKASIGRSAHNAIVLSEPRVSRFHAQIEWQKAKSRFVLTDLGSANGTYINGKKIKMREPQPLSERDKVRIASTVFTVRFVDDPNAIVDEYEDLMQQSSREMTEIIGPSRMASLPQQPSFSGDLEHLCAIELFQILETGEKTGLLTIKTAAGDGCYTILKGKVLTAQFKNLLGENAVYEILKCQRGSFEFVPELGDITNPQIELATSVLIMEGCRLLDEATGKAPKGAVKRL; translated from the coding sequence ATGCCAAATCTGTTCCTCAGCCGGTACCCTGCGCCGCCGATACCCGTTCCCAAAACGAGCAAAGCCTCCATCGGCCGGTCCGCCCATAACGCCATAGTGCTTTCCGAACCCCGCGTGAGCCGGTTCCACGCGCAGATTGAATGGCAGAAGGCAAAGAGCCGTTTTGTTCTTACCGACCTCGGCAGCGCAAACGGCACGTATATCAACGGAAAGAAAATAAAGATGCGCGAGCCCCAGCCGTTGAGCGAGCGGGACAAAGTCCGCATCGCCTCCACGGTTTTTACGGTGAGGTTCGTGGATGATCCGAACGCAATCGTGGATGAATACGAAGACCTGATGCAGCAGTCCTCGCGTGAGATGACGGAAATCATCGGCCCCTCCAGAATGGCCAGCCTTCCGCAGCAGCCGTCATTTTCCGGCGACCTCGAGCACCTGTGCGCCATCGAGCTCTTCCAGATACTCGAGACGGGCGAAAAAACCGGCCTGCTCACCATAAAGACCGCAGCCGGCGACGGCTGCTACACCATCCTGAAGGGAAAAGTCCTCACCGCGCAATTCAAGAACCTCCTCGGCGAAAACGCGGTGTACGAAATCCTGAAATGCCAGCGGGGATCCTTTGAATTCGTGCCGGAACTGGGCGACATCACCAACCCGCAAATCGAGCTCGCCACGTCGGTGCTCATCATGGAAGGGTGCCGGCTGCTGGATGAGGCGACGGGAAAGGCGCCCAAAGGCGCTGTCAAGCGGTTGTAA
- a CDS encoding L,D-transpeptidase family protein, which produces MTRTFVILMVLLSTCFSETFLEQQKKAPRFVHAEKDKKYFVQELFQSKGLTFPNVEVFIRVFKNEENLELWARKVNAGKFILMRTYKICSNSGNLGPKRKQGDGQVPEGCYYIDKFNPCSNFYLSLGLNYPNESDRILGGKENLGGDIFIHGDCVTIGCIPLTNYYIEELYLICVYAKNNGQLKYRSIFFR; this is translated from the coding sequence ATGACGAGAACCTTTGTGATACTCATGGTTTTACTGTCAACCTGCTTTTCTGAAACCTTCCTTGAACAGCAGAAAAAAGCGCCCAGGTTCGTTCACGCCGAAAAGGACAAAAAATATTTTGTCCAGGAATTGTTCCAGTCAAAAGGGCTAACCTTTCCGAACGTCGAAGTGTTCATCCGCGTCTTCAAAAACGAAGAAAACCTGGAATTGTGGGCCAGAAAAGTGAACGCCGGAAAATTCATCCTGATGCGGACCTATAAAATATGCAGCAATTCCGGGAATCTGGGGCCCAAGAGAAAACAGGGCGACGGCCAGGTCCCCGAGGGGTGCTATTACATTGACAAATTCAATCCCTGCAGCAATTTTTATCTTTCCCTGGGATTGAATTATCCCAACGAGTCGGACAGAATTCTTGGCGGCAAGGAAAATCTCGGCGGTGACATTTTTATCCACGGTGATTGCGTCACCATCGGGTGCATTCCGCTCACGAACTATTACATAGAGGAATTGTATTTGATCTGCGTATATGCGAAAAACAACGGACAGTTAAAATACCGGTCCATATTTTTCCGATAA
- a CDS encoding tetratricopeptide repeat protein: MSTGFSRIPRERTDPLRLPALWVLAVFVSLCGAAPQLPPEMHELAINSIDFVYKEKFKLAEDEAKKIIRKYPDHPAGYFFYAAALELWMDYYETDKREVEFYKYCDLAIEQAEKLIARGGVDKDWALFFMGGADGIKGTYESRYEKWITSFRHGWKGVSNLQQLYKRNPNIKDVLYGIGLYDYWRSALTKILWWMPGIENRCQQGINELYDAKKNGMYTCISAGVNLIDILCNEARYKEALALADELLEKYPFTLKFFWGRGAALYGSGRYNEAEGVYRYILIRVEAEPFDNHYNAVVCHYWLAKIYYKTRQYTESIAECNRMLYYTPDVDTKRRLAKYYSEAARIRAQAHSESVKSGGAKDATGK; encoded by the coding sequence ATGAGTACCGGTTTTTCCAGGATTCCGCGCGAGCGCACTGACCCCCTGCGTCTTCCGGCGCTCTGGGTGCTGGCCGTGTTCGTTTCCCTGTGCGGCGCCGCCCCGCAGCTCCCCCCGGAAATGCACGAACTCGCGATCAATAGCATCGATTTCGTGTACAAGGAAAAATTCAAGCTCGCCGAGGACGAGGCCAAGAAAATAATCAGAAAATATCCGGACCATCCGGCGGGATACTTCTTCTACGCCGCGGCGCTGGAATTGTGGATGGACTATTACGAGACCGACAAGCGCGAGGTGGAATTCTACAAATATTGTGATTTGGCGATCGAACAGGCGGAAAAGCTCATTGCGCGGGGCGGCGTTGACAAGGACTGGGCGTTGTTTTTCATGGGCGGTGCCGACGGCATCAAGGGCACCTATGAATCGCGTTATGAAAAATGGATCACCTCGTTCAGGCACGGCTGGAAAGGGGTGTCCAACCTGCAGCAATTGTATAAAAGGAACCCCAATATAAAAGACGTTCTCTATGGAATCGGCCTGTACGACTACTGGCGGAGCGCGCTCACAAAAATCCTGTGGTGGATGCCGGGCATCGAGAACAGATGCCAGCAGGGCATCAATGAATTGTACGACGCGAAAAAAAACGGGATGTACACCTGCATTTCCGCGGGCGTGAACCTGATCGACATTCTCTGCAACGAGGCGCGCTACAAGGAGGCCCTGGCGCTCGCCGACGAGCTGCTCGAAAAATATCCCTTCACGCTGAAATTCTTCTGGGGCAGGGGAGCGGCGCTGTACGGCAGCGGCCGGTACAATGAGGCCGAGGGCGTATACCGCTACATCCTGATCAGGGTCGAGGCTGAGCCGTTCGACAACCACTACAACGCGGTCGTATGCCATTACTGGCTCGCCAAGATTTATTATAAAACCCGACAATACACGGAGAGCATCGCCGAATGCAACAGGATGCTGTATTACACTCCGGACGTGGACACAAAACGGCGGCTCGCAAAATATTATTCCGAAGCCGCAAGGATCCGGGCGCAGGCGCATAGCGAGAGCGTGAAAAGCGGGGGTGCGAAAGATGCAACGGGGAAATGA